The Pirellulales bacterium sequence ACGTTCCGGGGGGCGGCGCGCCGGGATGGCCGCTCAAACGGCAGCTTATGAGCCGTTGCATGAATCTTTATGCCCGCTGGCTGCTGTGGTTGAAGCCGCATGATTGCAGCGGTGGCTACCGCTGCTATCGGACGGCGACGCTGGCGAAGCTCGATCTCGAACGCATTCGCTCGCGCGGCTACTCGTTTCAGGAAGAGATTCTGTGGATGCTCCGCCGCATCGGGGCCCGCTTCGGCGAGACGCCAATCGTTTTCGCCGATCGCGAGAAAGGGCACTCGAAGATCAACTCCAAAGAGGCGGTCAACGCCTTGCGGATCATTTTTCGCCTCGGATTGCAGAACATGCTGCGGATTTAGCGGCCGCAGGCGCGCAATTCGACTCGCGCGTACTGGCAGCGCGGCCCAGTGCTGGCTATCTTAGATGGCAGCGGCTTCTGCCATCCGGGCTGTGATTCAGCTTCCCACCAATGGACCATCTGCCATGATACGCGCGCTTCGCTGCATTGTTGTCTTCCATGGAATCATGTGCCTTTTCCCGCTTTCCGCCGCTCGGGCCGCCAATCCGCTGGACTTCGATTTGGTGATCCACGCCGGTCAGCATGATCGGACAAATGTGCCGGTTTCCGTGCCAATCGAATTGCCGGCCGACATCCATTCGACGATCGCCGACATTGACGTCTCCGGTGGTGTGCCGATTCCAGGTGAACTGACCGAGCCGGGCATCTGTGTTTCGTCGTCGCCGGCGGCCGCCGGTTCACAGCGAAAGGAATTGCACTTTATCCTTCCCAAGCTAATGGCCGGGGCGACGCTTGAACTGCACGGCACAATTGAGCCGACAGCGCCAAATGTCAACCCCAGTTCGAAATTCAATTGGACCGACGTCGCCAATGAGCATTCTCTATTGAGCTACGGCAGCCGGCCGGTGCTCGACTACATGTGCCGGCCGCTCGACGAATCGTCGAAGGAAAAGCGCGAAGAGACATTCAAGCCGTTTCACCATCTCTACGATCCCGATGGCACGATTCTCGTAACGAAAGGCCCTGGCGGCTACTTCACACATCACCGTGGCTTGTTTTACGGATTCAACAAAATTACCTACGGCAATGGAAAGGAGGCCGACGTTTGGCATTGCACCAAAAACTGCTATCAGTCGCACGAAAAACTGCTCGACGAAGAGGCCGGCCCGGCGCTGGGCCGGCAACTCGCAGCCATCGACTGGCGTGGACAGGATCGCCAGCCGTTCGCCCATGAGCAGCGCGAGATGACCGTCTACAACGTGCCCGGAGGGACGATGATCGATTTCGCCTCGCGGCTGGAAACGACGGGGGAAAACGTGAGACTTGACGGCGACCCGCAACATTCGGGCTTCCACTTCCGCGCGGCCAACGAAATAGCGGAAAAGGGCAAAGTCCAAACGACGAGCGCCGGCAAGACCAGCGCCGAACGGGCGAATCCCGACACGATCTTCATCCGTGCCGACGGCACGGGTAAATCGGGAGAAGCGATCAATTGGGATCCTAAAGATAAATCTCACGATCCCCGCACGATCAATCAGCCTTGGAAGGGCATGAGTTTTATCCTCGGCGGCCAGCGCTACTCGGTGGCGATGCTCGATCTGCCAACCAATCCCAAAGAGGCTCGCTTTAGCGAGCGCGATTACGGCCGGTTCGGCTCTTATTTCCAGTACGATCTGACGAAAGACCACCCGCTGGAAGTGCGATATCGCGTCTGGCTGCAAAAGGGGCAAATGACCCCTGGGCAGATTGCCGCGCTCTCCGCCGACTTCGCCGAGCCAGTCGAGGCGACGGTGAAGCTGGCCGGAAATGATCGGAAATGAACGCGAATGCCGAAAAGGCGGACGCTTATTTTTCCGCGAGCAACTGTTTCACCAATTCCTCGACTCGCTCGTACTCCGGCCGTCCCTTGCTGCTGGCTCCGTCGGTGAACTTCTGCCGCAGTTTGCCGCTTTGATCGAACACGAACACCGCCGGAATCGAGGGGATTTCGAGCTGCTTGAGAATGGCCTCCGGTTCGACGCTTGCCAAGACGTTATCGAACAGCGCGTTCTGCTT is a genomic window containing:
- a CDS encoding DUF6807 family protein translates to MIRALRCIVVFHGIMCLFPLSAARAANPLDFDLVIHAGQHDRTNVPVSVPIELPADIHSTIADIDVSGGVPIPGELTEPGICVSSSPAAAGSQRKELHFILPKLMAGATLELHGTIEPTAPNVNPSSKFNWTDVANEHSLLSYGSRPVLDYMCRPLDESSKEKREETFKPFHHLYDPDGTILVTKGPGGYFTHHRGLFYGFNKITYGNGKEADVWHCTKNCYQSHEKLLDEEAGPALGRQLAAIDWRGQDRQPFAHEQREMTVYNVPGGTMIDFASRLETTGENVRLDGDPQHSGFHFRAANEIAEKGKVQTTSAGKTSAERANPDTIFIRADGTGKSGEAINWDPKDKSHDPRTINQPWKGMSFILGGQRYSVAMLDLPTNPKEARFSERDYGRFGSYFQYDLTKDHPLEVRYRVWLQKGQMTPGQIAALSADFAEPVEATVKLAGNDRK